A section of the Jaculus jaculus isolate mJacJac1 chromosome 6, mJacJac1.mat.Y.cur, whole genome shotgun sequence genome encodes:
- the LOC123461584 gene encoding DNA polymerase epsilon subunit 4 has translation MAAAAGSGTPREEEASGGEAVALQPQAPTNATGARLSRLPLARVKALVKADPDVTLAGQEAIFILARAAELFVETIAKDAYCCAQQGKRKTLQRRDLDNAIEAVDEFAFLEGTLD, from the exons ATGGCGGCGGCGGCTGGAAGCGGGACGCCCCGAGAGGAGGAGGCTTCCGGAGGGGAggcagtggccttgcagccccaaGCTCCGACGAATGCGACCGGGGCTCGCCTCTCGAGGCTGCCTCTGGCGCGAGTGAAGGCCTTGGTGAAGGCGGACCCTGACGTGACGCTGGCGGGACAGGAAGCCATCTTTATTCTGGCGCGCGCCGCG GAACTGTTCGTGGAGACCATTGCAAAAGATGCCTACTGCTGTGCCCAGCAAGGAAAGAGGAAAACCCTACAGAGGAGAGATTTGG ATAATGCAATAGAAGCTGTGGATGAATTTGCTTTTCTAGAAG GTACTTTGGATTGA